One Catalinimonas alkaloidigena DNA window includes the following coding sequences:
- a CDS encoding LolA family protein, with translation MKRLVWIAMLLLVVGGSSTAFAQYDPKAKAILDKVSENYRSVDAFKAHYTRSIESPSGEVYASMDGEIVVQGPKFNLKMEDQEIISDGKVVWAYMRDANEVNISNYEPTEDEITPTKIYTLYENGYKYALMSELKDKNGDIIQTIDMEPEDRRSEVAKIRLMVNKKDSTVRKWIVFERGTNNRQIFEINKYDPNINVTNDTFTFNKSSHPGVNEVDLR, from the coding sequence ATGAAACGATTGGTATGGATCGCGATGCTTTTGCTGGTGGTGGGAGGAAGCAGCACCGCTTTTGCACAGTACGACCCCAAGGCAAAGGCGATCTTAGATAAAGTCAGTGAAAACTACCGCTCGGTAGATGCTTTTAAAGCTCACTATACCCGCTCGATCGAGAGCCCTTCTGGCGAAGTATACGCGTCCATGGACGGCGAAATCGTGGTGCAGGGACCGAAGTTCAACCTCAAAATGGAGGACCAGGAAATCATCAGCGATGGCAAAGTGGTATGGGCCTACATGCGCGATGCCAACGAAGTCAACATTTCTAATTACGAACCGACCGAAGACGAAATTACGCCCACCAAAATCTACACGCTGTACGAAAACGGTTATAAGTATGCGTTGATGAGTGAGTTGAAAGACAAAAATGGCGACATCATCCAGACCATCGACATGGAGCCGGAAGACCGCCGTAGCGAAGTGGCGAAGATCCGCCTGATGGTCAACAAAAAAGACAGCACCGTGCGGAAGTGGATCGTGTTTGAGCGCGGCACCAACAACCGGCAGATCTTCGAAATCAACAAGTACGACCCCAACATCAACGTAACGAACGATACGTTTACCTTCAACAAATCCAGTCACCCTGGTGTGAACGAAGTAGACCTTCGTTAA
- the pyrF gene encoding orotidine-5'-phosphate decarboxylase, which yields MTREQLFAQIQQKRSFLCIGLDTDPAKIPAHLHSAADPVLEFNRQIIDATHDLCVAYKPNLAFYESLGPKGWETLAQTLDYIPEGLFTIADAKRGDIGNTSSMYAKAFFETLGCDAVTVAPYMGEDSVTPFLNFEGKWVIMLALTSNAGSLNFQMLELQNRELLFEKVIRTAQKWGSADQLMYVVGATQTTHLRKVRELAPDHFLLVPGIGAQGGDLEAVARFGMNRQCGLLVNASRSILYAGRGKDFAQQARAAAQQVQQQMAELLERHFSQA from the coding sequence ATGACCCGCGAGCAACTATTTGCCCAGATTCAACAAAAGCGTTCTTTCCTGTGCATCGGACTCGACACCGATCCCGCCAAAATTCCCGCACACCTGCACAGCGCCGCCGATCCGGTGCTGGAATTCAACCGACAGATCATCGACGCGACGCACGACCTGTGTGTGGCCTACAAACCCAACCTGGCGTTTTACGAGAGCCTGGGACCAAAAGGCTGGGAAACGCTGGCCCAAACCCTCGACTACATTCCCGAAGGCCTTTTTACCATTGCCGATGCCAAGCGTGGCGATATTGGCAACACGTCGAGCATGTACGCAAAGGCGTTTTTCGAAACACTGGGCTGCGATGCGGTAACGGTTGCGCCCTACATGGGCGAAGATTCGGTGACACCCTTTCTGAACTTTGAAGGCAAGTGGGTGATTATGCTGGCACTGACGTCGAACGCGGGGAGTCTTAATTTCCAGATGCTGGAGCTACAAAACCGGGAGCTGCTGTTCGAGAAGGTAATTCGCACGGCGCAGAAATGGGGCAGTGCCGATCAATTGATGTACGTCGTAGGAGCCACGCAGACGACACACCTGCGTAAAGTGCGCGAACTGGCACCGGACCATTTCCTGCTGGTGCCGGGCATCGGGGCGCAGGGCGGCGATTTGGAAGCCGTCGCGCGCTTCGGCATGAATCGCCAATGTGGCCTCCTGGTCAATGCCTCACGGAGCATTCTGTACGCGGGTCGTGGTAAAGACTTCGCCCAACAGGCGCGCGCGGCGGCGCAGCAGGTGCAGCAGCAGATGGCGGAGTTGCTGGAACGGCACTTTTCGCAAGCCTGA
- a CDS encoding FtsK/SpoIIIE family DNA translocase, giving the protein MAKNTYKKKEKEKRPRKNPFQGVARFFTDRRVHLSIGLLLLISAIFLGVAFISFLFTGAADQSVIESIRTTGVRPAGSEIENWLGITGAWLSHLFMFRWLGISAFFLLPILFGVGYQIVFRRELVPLYRLINLCLFAAVWLSITIGSILLATGHAEEWGQLSGGIGYEWGLVFRQFLGLGSFVLLAFALAVFVIFYFDITHINAPHWKWALRSDVSDQTAYNAQADLEEEEEEEEAPAAREPRRAAPPPPPEPMPEPEPEPEPAYAQFEREANVTPPPRPAASNRNGHEIPLDIDMGPADDEPEEEEEDGPSFTIEKPVEEPLAAAGEEAYDPTLDLASFQLPPVELLQEHSSGEHQVSSDELEANKNRIVETLSNYGIGIASIKAAIGPTVTLYEIVPEAGVRISKIKNLEDDIALNLAALGIRIIAPIPGKGTIGIEVPNKNREIVSARGVISTEKFLKSKAELPIVLGKNISNEVFVTDLAKMPHLLMAGATGQGKSVGLNVLLTSLIYRKHPSQLKFVLVDPKKVELSLFSKIERHYLAMLPDGDEAIITDTKKVINTLNSLCIEMDTRYDLLKDAGCRNLKEYNQKFTQRKLNPEKGHRYMPYIVLVIDELADLMMTAGKEVETPIARLAQLARAIGIHLVVATQRPSVNVITGIIKANFPARLSFKVTSKVDSRTILDTGGAEQLVGMGDMLLSINSELTRLQCAFVDTPEVEAVCDFVGQQRGYESAYLLPEYYGDDSGDSSKGDVDLADRDPMFADAARVIVAHQQGSTSLLQRRLKLGYNRAGRLIDQLEAAGIVGPFEGSKAREVLIRDEVSLEQLLSNLDS; this is encoded by the coding sequence ATGGCGAAGAATACATACAAGAAGAAAGAAAAGGAAAAGCGACCACGGAAAAACCCGTTTCAGGGCGTGGCGAGGTTTTTCACAGACCGGCGGGTGCACCTGAGCATCGGCCTGTTGCTGCTGATTAGTGCTATTTTCCTCGGCGTAGCCTTCATCTCGTTTCTGTTTACCGGAGCGGCCGACCAAAGCGTGATCGAATCGATCCGCACCACGGGCGTTCGGCCGGCGGGTAGCGAAATCGAAAACTGGCTGGGCATTACCGGGGCCTGGTTATCACATCTGTTCATGTTCCGCTGGTTAGGCATCAGCGCGTTCTTTCTGCTCCCTATCTTATTCGGGGTCGGGTATCAGATCGTCTTCCGGCGCGAACTGGTGCCGCTTTACCGTCTCATCAACCTCTGTTTGTTTGCGGCCGTCTGGCTGAGCATCACCATCGGTTCCATTCTGCTGGCCACGGGCCACGCCGAAGAGTGGGGACAGTTGAGCGGCGGCATCGGCTACGAGTGGGGGTTGGTCTTTCGGCAGTTTCTGGGACTGGGCAGCTTTGTGCTGCTGGCGTTTGCGCTGGCCGTATTTGTCATTTTCTATTTCGACATCACCCACATCAACGCGCCGCACTGGAAGTGGGCCCTGCGCAGCGACGTGTCGGATCAGACAGCCTACAATGCGCAGGCCGATCTAGAAGAAGAGGAGGAGGAAGAAGAGGCCCCGGCTGCCCGGGAACCGCGTCGGGCCGCCCCGCCGCCGCCCCCCGAACCTATGCCGGAACCAGAGCCCGAGCCGGAACCTGCTTACGCGCAGTTTGAACGCGAAGCGAACGTAACACCGCCCCCTCGTCCGGCGGCTTCGAACCGCAACGGGCACGAAATTCCGTTGGACATCGACATGGGCCCTGCGGACGACGAACCGGAGGAAGAAGAGGAGGACGGGCCTTCTTTCACGATCGAGAAGCCGGTGGAAGAGCCCTTAGCGGCGGCGGGTGAGGAAGCCTACGACCCAACGCTCGACCTGGCTTCGTTTCAGTTGCCGCCCGTCGAACTTCTGCAGGAGCACAGCAGCGGCGAACACCAGGTATCGTCCGACGAACTGGAAGCCAATAAAAACCGCATCGTCGAAACGTTGTCGAACTACGGCATCGGCATTGCCAGCATCAAAGCGGCCATCGGCCCGACCGTAACGCTCTACGAAATTGTGCCCGAAGCCGGCGTGCGTATCTCCAAGATCAAAAACCTGGAAGACGACATCGCGCTGAACCTCGCGGCGTTGGGCATCCGCATCATTGCCCCGATTCCCGGAAAAGGGACGATCGGGATCGAGGTGCCGAACAAAAACCGTGAGATCGTGTCGGCGCGCGGGGTGATCTCGACCGAGAAGTTCCTGAAAAGCAAGGCCGAGTTGCCCATCGTACTGGGCAAAAACATCTCGAACGAGGTGTTTGTGACTGACCTGGCCAAAATGCCTCACTTGTTGATGGCGGGGGCCACCGGGCAGGGGAAATCCGTCGGACTCAACGTGCTGTTGACCTCGCTCATCTACCGGAAACATCCGTCGCAGCTCAAGTTCGTGCTGGTCGATCCGAAAAAGGTCGAATTGTCGCTCTTCAGTAAAATCGAGCGCCATTACCTCGCCATGTTGCCCGACGGCGACGAGGCCATCATCACCGATACCAAGAAGGTGATCAACACGCTCAACTCGCTCTGCATCGAAATGGATACGCGCTACGATCTGTTGAAAGATGCGGGTTGCCGGAACCTGAAAGAATACAACCAGAAGTTTACCCAACGCAAGCTCAATCCTGAAAAAGGCCACCGGTACATGCCCTACATCGTGCTGGTGATCGACGAGCTGGCCGACCTGATGATGACCGCCGGCAAAGAGGTAGAAACGCCCATTGCCCGCCTGGCGCAGCTGGCCCGGGCCATCGGGATTCACCTGGTGGTGGCTACGCAGCGTCCGTCCGTCAACGTCATTACGGGGATCATCAAGGCCAACTTCCCGGCGCGCCTGTCCTTTAAGGTTACGTCCAAAGTGGACTCCCGTACCATTCTCGATACGGGCGGCGCCGAGCAACTCGTAGGGATGGGCGACATGCTGCTGAGCATCAACTCGGAACTGACGCGCCTGCAATGCGCCTTTGTCGATACGCCCGAAGTGGAGGCGGTCTGCGACTTTGTGGGCCAGCAGCGGGGGTACGAATCTGCGTACCTCCTGCCCGAGTATTACGGCGACGACAGTGGTGACAGCAGCAAAGGGGATGTGGACCTGGCCGACCGCGATCCCATGTTTGCCGACGCCGCGCGCGTCATTGTGGCGCACCAGCAAGGCAGCACGTCGCTGTTGCAGCGCCGGCTGAAGTTAGGTTACAACCGGGCGGGCCGTCTGATCGACCAACTGGAGGCCGCCGGCATCGTGGGGCCGTTCGAAGGAAGCAAGGCCCGCGAAGTTTTAATTCGCGACGAAGTGAGTTTGGAACAGTTATTGAGTAACCTGGATTCGTAA